A portion of the Patescibacteria group bacterium genome contains these proteins:
- the ruvX gene encoding Holliday junction resolvase RuvX, which produces MLDITQPDYEAVVMAFDYGDVRVGVALKPAEQASAEALITIPNNPQMWGIIKDLLSQYSPSQVVVGRPRNLEGENTKQTNKAELFASKLSSSYNIDIQLQDEALTTEQAKQRIPSRISSRTRDIIDQYAACIILESFLQEKQT; this is translated from the coding sequence ATGCTTGATATCACCCAGCCCGACTACGAAGCAGTGGTGATGGCCTTTGACTATGGGGATGTGCGAGTTGGTGTCGCTCTGAAGCCTGCGGAACAGGCTTCAGCCGAAGCTTTAATTACAATACCAAATAACCCTCAAATGTGGGGCATTATTAAAGACCTGTTAAGCCAGTATAGTCCATCCCAAGTCGTGGTTGGCAGGCCTCGTAATCTAGAAGGCGAGAACACTAAGCAGACAAATAAAGCCGAACTGTTTGCTAGCAAGCTTTCTAGCAGCTACAATATAGATATCCAATTACAAGATGAAGCACTCACAACCGAACAAGCCAAGCAAAGGATCCCCAGTAGAATCTCCAGCCGAACTAGAGATATCATCGACCAATACGCCGCCTGTATTATCCTCGAGTCCTTCCTCCAAGAAAAACAAACTTAA
- a CDS encoding LysM peptidoglycan-binding domain-containing protein, with product MGVGQDTFSQTNIEEVSASSKKEYSSQASNAGAGTAILNQKTKYGRYAFHAAALIVIIGVATAGRINSSLAISTKGIGSSKNQTSMIATGAVLASGTQSLIAQDIAQQARELTNISSLATSGDDFLSNKSSVIASGAVSRDVITYKVKPGDNLDTLASKFNITSDTIKWANDIQDGDNIKQDSELTILPVNGIMYTAQEGDDISLLATKYQSSASLIDSFNALEGKAIGAGAKLIIPDGIKPAVVAPTVRVGSLSTGVKSGAASAYSMTASAGNNYSYGYCTWYVANRRYVASSLGNANQWPYNAPRAGMTVGNSPVAGSAGVAKYLANHVVYIERVEGSTVYYTEMNGPAGWGRVNSGSAPASNFIYIY from the coding sequence GTGGGCGTTGGGCAAGACACTTTTTCTCAAACAAACATTGAAGAGGTTTCGGCCTCATCTAAAAAAGAATATTCCAGCCAAGCCAGTAATGCTGGTGCGGGCACTGCAATATTAAATCAGAAGACTAAATATGGCCGCTATGCATTTCATGCAGCAGCTTTAATAGTAATAATCGGCGTAGCTACTGCCGGCAGGATTAATTCTAGCCTGGCCATTAGCACCAAGGGTATTGGTTCGTCCAAGAACCAGACTTCTATGATCGCCACTGGGGCTGTGTTAGCCTCAGGAACACAAAGTCTTATAGCTCAAGATATCGCTCAACAGGCTCGAGAGCTAACTAATATTAGTTCATTAGCTACATCAGGCGATGATTTTTTGTCCAATAAATCCTCAGTTATAGCCTCAGGTGCGGTAAGCCGTGATGTTATAACTTATAAGGTTAAGCCTGGCGATAACCTAGATACTTTAGCATCTAAATTCAACATTACATCGGACACGATAAAGTGGGCCAATGATATCCAGGACGGCGATAATATTAAACAGGATTCTGAGCTTACCATCTTGCCTGTGAACGGTATAATGTATACTGCTCAGGAAGGTGATGATATCTCGCTACTAGCGACTAAGTACCAAAGTAGTGCCTCGTTGATAGATAGCTTTAACGCCCTCGAGGGCAAGGCTATTGGTGCAGGGGCTAAGCTCATTATCCCCGACGGCATCAAGCCTGCTGTTGTTGCCCCAACTGTTCGGGTAGGTAGCCTATCTACTGGCGTCAAGTCAGGAGCAGCTTCGGCATATAGCATGACCGCCTCTGCTGGTAATAACTACTCATATGGCTACTGCACCTGGTATGTAGCTAACCGCAGGTATGTAGCAAGCTCGCTCGGTAATGCTAACCAGTGGCCCTACAATGCTCCACGAGCCGGTATGACAGTGGGTAATAGCCCAGTAGCTGGTTCTGCCGGAGTAGCTAAATATCTGGCTAATCATGTTGTGTATATTGAGAGAGTTGAAGGCAGCACTGTGTATTACACAGAAATGAACGGCCCAGCTGGCTGGGGTAGAGTAAACTCTGGTAGCGCACCGGCTAGTAATTTCATATACATCTACTAA
- a CDS encoding polysaccharide deacetylase family protein: MEFNSNKNKISILMSVAVVAFILLAGYIASIAYPVQINTQPPPSVLGVLAKQEAASLKLELHNYQIKAGELPDNFAHPDKLDKIIAALDWQNYSLAFFEIDIYSEKLSDDLAKLNAKIAQAEIDRIKALKAYKQEAPKAVNKTIQLPILLYHKTPGNFAAQLDALLAKGYTTISMAQLENYFDGLGQLPAKPVVITFDDGFSDQSAAFSLLLQRNMKATSYIVVGGEKSGWCIGAMRRPQNCGDSYLNWTQIREMTKSGLIEIGAHTINHADLAGLSPADQTREIVDSKTIIEKELGVKITTFAYPYGRYSQATIDIALKAGFKSAVTTVSGLSQSSANRLTLTRVRDALLLP; this comes from the coding sequence ATGGAATTCAATAGCAACAAAAATAAGATTTCAATTCTAATGTCAGTAGCAGTTGTAGCATTTATTTTATTAGCTGGGTATATAGCTTCTATAGCCTACCCAGTTCAAATTAATACACAGCCTCCCCCGTCTGTCCTGGGGGTTCTGGCTAAACAAGAGGCAGCTTCACTGAAACTAGAATTACATAACTACCAAATAAAAGCTGGTGAGCTACCAGATAATTTTGCGCATCCTGATAAATTAGATAAGATCATAGCTGCCTTAGATTGGCAGAACTACTCGTTGGCTTTTTTTGAGATTGATATATATTCTGAAAAACTCAGTGATGATCTCGCCAAGTTGAATGCTAAAATTGCTCAAGCTGAGATTGACAGAATAAAAGCCTTAAAAGCCTATAAGCAAGAGGCGCCAAAAGCAGTCAACAAAACCATTCAGCTACCAATATTGCTCTATCATAAAACACCTGGCAATTTTGCTGCTCAGCTAGACGCTCTATTGGCCAAGGGCTACACCACCATTTCTATGGCTCAACTAGAAAACTATTTTGATGGCCTTGGCCAGCTGCCAGCCAAGCCTGTGGTAATAACCTTCGACGATGGCTTTAGCGATCAGTCTGCAGCCTTCTCTCTATTGCTACAAAGAAACATGAAAGCTACATCCTACATTGTGGTTGGTGGCGAGAAAAGCGGCTGGTGCATAGGCGCAATGCGCCGCCCGCAAAATTGCGGTGATAGCTACCTAAACTGGACTCAAATTCGTGAGATGACAAAATCTGGCCTTATTGAAATTGGTGCTCACACCATAAATCACGCAGATCTAGCCGGCCTTTCGCCTGCTGATCAAACTAGAGAAATAGTGGATAGCAAAACTATTATTGAAAAAGAACTTGGGGTAAAAATAACTACCTTCGCCTACCCTTACGGCAGATACAGCCAGGCAACAATAGACATAGCTCTTAAGGCTGGCTTTAAAAGTGCTGTCACCACCGTGAGTGGTCTGTCACAAAGCAGTGCCAATCGTCTCACCCTAACACGCGTTAGAGACGCCCTACTTCTGCCCTAG
- a CDS encoding cation-transporting P-type ATPase produces MMLFWPKKQASISPPHWHSRSAKACLDELHSSKQGLDHLDASKRLKDVGKNKVRRIKHFETISIFIRQFQDLLVVLLMLTAGLSWYLKDSRTTTVLIAIIAINVLIGFTQEYRADRVMQSLGRLLQPTAKVIRSGVPMQIDAQDLVPGDIVMMEAGDSVPADLRLLLADSLLTNEYALTGESSPSACSIEPISKDVELADRNNMVYMGTTVASGVGRGVVVATGMKTELGTIAKLSQEAKPDRSPLQKEISNLALRITQGTIILMAVLIPISLGAQLGLREAFLFAIGIAAAMIPQGLPAEVNVALAQAAGKLAKSRVLVRRLTAVETLGSTQIICTDKTGTLTKNEMTVTNLFSLGANYRIEGTGFMPHGRVLNSEGFKLDKSELMALKPLIECGFMSSNASVHEPDSEHPTWYSIGDPTEAALVTLAQKAKFIKPGTVPQNIREFPFDSDRKMMSVVARHFGQKYVFAKGSPEAIVSSCSHIVHEGHVIPIKKDHLKKIQAYTDEMSSQAMRNIALAYRPIKGEIPKSADQSESGLVFLGIASMIDPPREEVAEAMLAANRAHMVVTIVTGDEAHTASAIAQQIGFAQGQRHILTTHNQLARLSDKKVSKLVMTGRAIFARVSPSDKLRIVNILKKYNYTLAVTGDGINDAPALKRADIGVAMGRVGSDVAKDSAEIILLDDSFHTLVEAIKQGRVIYQNIQKSALSALTSNGGELAVVLISLFFTWLFHIPIAISALQILAIDLMAELFPITALGWDPPTGNVMDGKPRDAKQHILGIRAIVDLILGGIVIGALAYGCFLITFAIAGQPVSSANLGLASKATTATYLSIVLCQYGTVFSRRTAPGQTIFTRYIFSNWRLWFAIGLSLLCVLVVIYVPLFANYLGNSPLAPIDWVAPISAAIIYLTLRELAKYRWRSNQTQS; encoded by the coding sequence ATGATGTTATTTTGGCCTAAGAAACAGGCTAGCATATCTCCACCGCACTGGCACTCTAGAAGCGCTAAGGCCTGTCTGGATGAGCTTCATAGCTCTAAACAGGGTTTGGATCATTTAGATGCTAGTAAGCGGCTTAAAGATGTAGGTAAGAATAAAGTTAGACGCATAAAGCACTTTGAAACTATATCGATATTTATAAGGCAGTTCCAGGATCTACTGGTGGTACTGCTAATGCTCACTGCCGGACTTAGTTGGTATTTAAAAGATAGTCGGACCACCACAGTACTTATTGCCATCATTGCTATTAATGTTTTGATAGGCTTTACACAGGAGTATCGGGCCGATAGAGTTATGCAGAGCCTAGGGCGCTTATTGCAGCCTACCGCTAAGGTGATAAGAAGTGGGGTACCAATGCAAATAGATGCCCAGGATCTAGTACCAGGCGACATCGTGATGATGGAGGCTGGTGACAGTGTGCCGGCTGACCTTAGGCTTTTGCTGGCTGATAGTCTACTTACCAACGAATACGCTCTGACAGGTGAATCTAGCCCCAGTGCTTGCTCTATAGAGCCAATAAGTAAAGATGTCGAGCTAGCAGATAGAAATAATATGGTATATATGGGCACAACTGTGGCCTCTGGAGTCGGCCGGGGAGTCGTCGTAGCTACTGGAATGAAGACAGAGCTAGGCACGATAGCAAAACTTAGCCAGGAAGCCAAACCTGATCGATCCCCACTTCAAAAAGAGATATCAAATCTGGCTCTACGGATAACCCAAGGAACGATAATCCTGATGGCTGTTCTTATACCGATCAGCCTTGGCGCCCAATTAGGTCTGCGCGAAGCTTTTTTATTCGCTATCGGAATTGCTGCCGCCATGATACCTCAGGGCCTACCAGCCGAGGTTAATGTTGCTTTGGCACAGGCAGCTGGTAAGCTGGCCAAATCCAGAGTCTTGGTCAGAAGGCTAACTGCAGTGGAAACACTCGGCTCGACTCAAATAATATGCACGGATAAAACCGGGACTCTAACCAAGAACGAAATGACCGTGACTAATTTATTTTCACTGGGGGCTAATTATAGAATTGAGGGAACTGGCTTTATGCCCCATGGTAGGGTGCTTAATTCCGAGGGCTTTAAGCTCGATAAATCGGAGCTAATGGCCTTAAAGCCACTCATAGAGTGTGGGTTTATGTCTAGCAATGCCAGCGTACACGAGCCAGATTCCGAGCATCCTACTTGGTATAGTATTGGAGACCCCACCGAGGCTGCCTTGGTAACCTTGGCCCAAAAAGCTAAATTTATCAAGCCAGGCACAGTGCCACAAAACATTAGGGAATTCCCTTTTGACTCAGATCGGAAGATGATGAGTGTAGTCGCTAGGCACTTTGGGCAAAAGTATGTCTTTGCTAAGGGCTCTCCAGAAGCAATAGTAAGTAGCTGCTCTCATATCGTTCATGAGGGCCATGTTATTCCTATTAAAAAAGACCATCTCAAAAAGATACAGGCCTACACTGATGAAATGTCATCTCAGGCTATGCGAAATATTGCCTTGGCCTACAGGCCAATTAAAGGGGAGATACCTAAGAGTGCAGACCAATCTGAGTCAGGCCTAGTATTTTTAGGTATTGCCTCGATGATAGATCCTCCCAGAGAAGAAGTCGCTGAGGCCATGTTGGCAGCCAATAGGGCTCACATGGTGGTCACTATTGTCACTGGCGATGAAGCGCACACTGCATCAGCTATCGCTCAGCAAATTGGTTTTGCACAGGGGCAGAGACATATTTTGACTACCCACAACCAACTTGCTAGATTATCAGATAAAAAAGTCAGCAAACTAGTGATGACAGGCCGAGCAATTTTTGCGAGGGTATCCCCCTCTGATAAGCTTAGGATTGTTAATATCCTAAAAAAATACAATTACACCTTAGCAGTCACTGGAGATGGCATTAATGACGCACCAGCCCTAAAGAGGGCCGATATTGGCGTGGCTATGGGCAGGGTGGGAAGCGATGTCGCCAAGGATTCCGCTGAAATAATACTGCTAGATGATAGCTTCCATACTCTGGTCGAGGCCATTAAGCAGGGCAGAGTTATTTACCAGAACATTCAGAAATCAGCATTATCAGCACTAACCTCTAATGGTGGAGAGCTAGCAGTTGTCCTGATTAGCCTTTTCTTTACTTGGCTTTTTCATATACCCATTGCAATCTCAGCACTACAAATCCTAGCCATCGATCTCATGGCCGAGTTATTTCCCATAACGGCTCTGGGCTGGGATCCTCCGACAGGAAATGTTATGGATGGAAAGCCTAGGGATGCCAAGCAGCATATTTTAGGTATTAGAGCAATTGTAGATCTTATTTTGGGGGGTATAGTTATAGGTGCGCTAGCATATGGCTGTTTTTTAATAACCTTCGCTATAGCCGGCCAGCCAGTATCATCCGCCAATTTGGGTTTAGCCAGCAAAGCCACGACCGCGACCTATCTTTCAATTGTGCTTTGTCAGTACGGTACTGTCTTTTCTAGGCGGACAGCACCTGGCCAAACTATATTTACTAGGTATATATTTAGCAATTGGCGACTCTGGTTCGCTATAGGCCTTTCACTGCTTTGTGTATTAGTAGTAATTTATGTACCATTATTTGCCAATTACCTCGGTAACAGTCCTTTGGCGCCGATAGATTGGGTGGCACCTATATCGGCAGCTATTATATACCTCACGCTCAGGGAGCTAGCAAAATACAGGTGGCGATCTAATCAGACCCAGAGCTAG
- a CDS encoding rod shape-determining protein, whose translation MKFKLPKIKKSHGDQYIVSLDIGTEYVKALIGQVVDRPDSKTGKSEQCVEIIGVGKKRQKLTDMANGAVTDIAGVVDNCDAALRKAEEQAGVVAKDAILGIAGELVKGGTTSVSYRRAKPDVRIDAAELQDIISRIQKQALDNVRNQLRWETGSDDMEVKLVNAAVVDVKIDGYRVTNPIGFQGKDVTIQVFNAFAPMVHLGALQTVASDLDLNCINIAAEPFAVAKSIGANDSTEFSAIFIDIGGGTSDIAVVNNGGVQGTQMFAIGGRSFTKRIASSLGLSFDEAEEIKLKYSAGKLDSKLEKSVNEALKPDIGVWLSGIEIGLAEFDQLDHLPPRILLCGGGSALPEIKKALTTGDWHKSSAFARKPSVDFVTPKQVNRVIDLTGKLDSPQDITPMGLANLGLDIVGSKGLGENILQRLSRTMSV comes from the coding sequence ATGAAATTTAAACTGCCTAAAATAAAAAAGAGCCATGGCGATCAGTACATTGTATCGTTAGATATCGGCACTGAGTATGTAAAGGCTCTAATAGGACAAGTGGTAGATAGACCTGACAGCAAGACTGGTAAGAGCGAGCAGTGTGTAGAAATAATTGGTGTTGGCAAAAAGCGACAAAAACTAACCGATATGGCCAATGGTGCAGTAACGGACATAGCTGGAGTGGTAGATAATTGCGACGCGGCCCTGCGAAAAGCCGAAGAGCAGGCCGGCGTAGTCGCCAAAGATGCTATTCTGGGGATAGCAGGCGAACTAGTTAAGGGTGGCACGACCAGCGTTAGCTATCGTAGGGCAAAACCAGATGTCAGAATAGACGCCGCTGAGCTTCAGGACATAATAAGCCGAATCCAGAAGCAAGCACTTGATAATGTGCGAAACCAACTTCGCTGGGAGACAGGAAGCGATGATATGGAGGTAAAGCTCGTTAACGCGGCAGTTGTAGATGTGAAGATAGACGGCTATAGAGTTACGAACCCAATAGGATTCCAGGGTAAAGATGTTACTATCCAGGTATTTAATGCCTTTGCGCCAATGGTGCATCTAGGGGCCCTGCAAACGGTGGCATCAGATCTTGACCTCAATTGCATCAATATTGCTGCCGAGCCATTTGCCGTAGCCAAAAGCATTGGTGCCAATGACAGCACAGAGTTCTCCGCAATATTTATAGATATAGGCGGCGGCACAAGTGATATCGCAGTGGTAAATAATGGCGGTGTCCAGGGCACCCAAATGTTTGCAATTGGCGGACGAAGCTTTACAAAAAGAATTGCCAGTAGCCTGGGACTGAGCTTTGACGAGGCAGAGGAAATAAAACTCAAATATTCGGCCGGCAAGCTAGATTCTAAGCTAGAGAAGTCTGTCAATGAAGCTCTAAAGCCAGACATTGGAGTTTGGCTATCAGGTATTGAAATTGGCTTGGCCGAATTTGACCAACTCGATCACCTACCACCTAGAATCCTGCTATGCGGCGGAGGTAGTGCTCTGCCTGAAATTAAGAAAGCCCTAACTACTGGCGACTGGCATAAGTCATCTGCTTTTGCTCGAAAGCCATCTGTAGACTTTGTTACCCCTAAGCAAGTTAATAGAGTAATTGACCTAACTGGCAAGCTAGACAGCCCGCAAGACATCACCCCTATGGGACTGGCAAATTTGGGATTAGATATTGTTGGCTCTAAGGGACTTGGCGAAAATATCCTTCAGCGACTGAGCCGAACTATGTCGGTTTGA
- the obgE gene encoding GTPase ObgE has translation MFADVAKVKMEAGKGGDGIVSFNSSRANAKGGPDGGDGGDGGSIVVRADHNTSTLSRYRSSKTWQAAEGVNGGNNKKRGKAGDNIELVVPPGTLVIENEVILADLEKVGDEAIIAHGGRGGFGNAHFISSVRRSPRVSELGEFGEKKQLTFELKLVADVGLIGLPNAGKSTLLSVISNAKPKIANYPFTTLEPNLGVVDIDSSGFLVADIPGLIDGASKGKGLGDDFLRHVERTKVLLHLIDATSDTIGDDYKTIQKELKEYKIDLSSRPQMVVLTKVESVPKQDIGKKLSELSRVSKTPKNSLYSISSVASTGLTALLRATKILLEDIKVSNKEEMVVNEIPVIRLDDSAMWDITKKGKSFVVTGKDIEGFAKRTNTDQYQSIQRLQHILGRKGITRQLIKLGAVAGVTKIIIAGKEIEI, from the coding sequence ATGTTTGCAGATGTAGCGAAGGTAAAAATGGAAGCTGGAAAGGGCGGCGATGGAATCGTTAGCTTTAATAGCTCGCGCGCAAACGCCAAAGGCGGCCCAGATGGCGGCGATGGCGGCGATGGCGGGAGTATTGTGGTGCGCGCCGATCATAATACCAGCACGCTTTCCAGGTACCGTTCCAGTAAGACCTGGCAAGCTGCAGAAGGGGTTAATGGGGGTAATAACAAAAAGAGAGGCAAAGCTGGCGATAACATCGAGCTAGTTGTCCCCCCGGGTACGCTGGTAATAGAAAATGAAGTTATTTTAGCCGACCTCGAAAAAGTTGGCGACGAGGCAATTATTGCCCATGGAGGAAGAGGGGGTTTTGGTAATGCCCATTTCATTAGCTCGGTGAGACGGTCCCCAAGGGTCTCCGAGCTAGGAGAATTTGGCGAGAAGAAACAACTTACATTCGAGCTCAAACTGGTAGCTGATGTCGGGCTGATAGGGCTGCCAAATGCTGGCAAATCAACACTATTGTCAGTGATATCAAATGCTAAGCCCAAGATAGCCAATTATCCATTTACTACCTTAGAGCCCAATCTAGGGGTTGTTGATATAGATAGTAGTGGATTTTTGGTGGCCGATATCCCTGGCTTGATAGACGGAGCTAGTAAGGGGAAGGGTCTGGGTGATGATTTTCTGAGGCATGTTGAGAGAACCAAGGTGCTACTGCACCTCATCGATGCTACATCTGATACAATAGGCGACGATTATAAAACTATCCAAAAAGAGCTTAAGGAATATAAAATAGATTTATCCTCAAGGCCTCAAATGGTCGTGCTCACGAAGGTAGAGAGCGTTCCTAAGCAGGATATTGGCAAAAAGCTATCAGAGTTATCTAGGGTTTCAAAAACACCCAAAAATAGCCTATACAGTATTTCCTCTGTAGCTAGCACAGGCCTAACTGCACTGCTGAGAGCAACTAAAATACTATTGGAAGATATTAAAGTAAGTAATAAGGAGGAGATGGTCGTTAACGAGATACCAGTCATCCGCCTGGACGACTCTGCAATGTGGGATATCACTAAAAAGGGCAAAAGTTTTGTGGTTACCGGGAAGGATATAGAAGGCTTCGCCAAACGAACGAATACGGACCAGTATCAATCAATCCAAAGACTCCAGCACATCCTGGGCCGCAAAGGGATTACCAGGCAACTCATTAAGCTTGGTGCCGTAGCGGGTGTCACTAAAATTATAATTGCTGGAAAAGAAATCGAGATTTAA
- the mltG gene encoding endolytic transglycosylase MltG, with the protein MSSTNTPPVLSSSPSSKKNKLKKPILIIVGVAIMLSMILVAWLVIGISSPKNSRDDANVVFKVEQGSSIDSIAARLASEGLITNKSLFAIYAKFGPSRGNLRPGSYLLSPSMSLARIADLLGSGAISTEKVTFQEGLTIEEMARKWAKSGLGDAQAFIKASKPPNSYTQAFLAYRSNKDSLEGYLFPATYDILLSSTPQEQISSMLDSFAAQVIPKLSPDIANSTKLNDLITLASIVEKEANTLEDRKLVASVFYNRLKIGMKLESDVTVNYATGKTQTLPADLKIDSPYNTYRVSGLPLGPICNPGLEAIMATANPAVSEYLFFLADKNGKGVFAKTYQEHQQNIERYLN; encoded by the coding sequence ATATCATCGACCAATACGCCGCCTGTATTATCCTCGAGTCCTTCCTCCAAGAAAAACAAACTTAAAAAACCGATACTCATAATCGTCGGTGTGGCTATAATGCTGTCCATGATCCTGGTGGCATGGCTTGTAATAGGTATTAGTAGCCCAAAAAATAGCCGTGATGATGCAAATGTAGTTTTTAAGGTAGAGCAAGGGAGTAGCATCGATAGTATAGCCGCTAGGCTAGCTAGCGAGGGGCTTATTACTAATAAAAGCCTATTCGCTATTTATGCTAAATTTGGCCCTTCAAGGGGCAATCTTAGGCCAGGGAGTTATTTACTAAGCCCATCCATGAGCCTCGCGAGGATCGCGGACTTATTAGGGTCAGGGGCTATCTCGACCGAAAAGGTTACCTTTCAGGAAGGTTTAACTATTGAGGAAATGGCCCGAAAATGGGCTAAATCGGGTCTCGGAGACGCCCAAGCCTTTATTAAGGCCTCTAAGCCGCCTAATTCTTATACACAGGCATTCCTCGCATATCGATCCAATAAAGACAGCCTGGAGGGTTATCTCTTCCCAGCAACATACGATATCCTCCTATCATCGACTCCACAAGAGCAGATTTCATCGATGCTCGATAGCTTTGCTGCTCAAGTTATCCCCAAGCTCAGTCCAGATATTGCCAACTCTACTAAATTAAATGATTTAATCACGCTGGCTTCAATTGTCGAGAAAGAGGCAAATACTCTCGAGGATCGGAAGCTCGTTGCCAGCGTTTTTTATAATCGTCTTAAGATTGGTATGAAACTAGAGAGTGATGTAACGGTAAATTATGCCACAGGTAAAACACAAACTCTACCAGCCGACCTCAAAATAGACTCCCCTTATAATACTTATCGGGTCAGCGGTCTACCATTAGGGCCAATCTGTAACCCTGGTCTTGAAGCAATTATGGCAACTGCAAACCCTGCTGTATCCGAGTATTTGTTCTTTTTGGCAGATAAAAATGGCAAGGGAGTATTCGCTAAAACCTACCAGGAACACCAGCAAAACATCGAAAGATACCTTAACTAG
- a CDS encoding methyltransferase — protein MKSFKVAGIKIDFETAPDLFSPKGIDMGTELLISCIPKFEYATALDWGCGWGGMSLWLGKNNPKANVIGLDSDIAAVKMATSNAKTNRLFNTHIIASHGYDDIPSSHIFDLIVSNPPTHRGREVVDSMISESKPHLAEGGTILLVVEARIKPWVARQLKIEFGNYRIVKRSPKHVVVMAQK, from the coding sequence ATGAAAAGTTTTAAAGTGGCAGGAATAAAAATAGACTTTGAAACTGCACCCGACCTTTTTTCGCCAAAAGGCATTGATATGGGTACCGAATTATTGATAAGTTGTATCCCTAAATTTGAGTATGCCACTGCCTTAGATTGGGGCTGTGGATGGGGTGGCATGAGCTTATGGCTCGGCAAGAACAACCCGAAGGCTAATGTCATCGGCCTAGATAGCGATATCGCCGCCGTCAAGATGGCCACTAGTAATGCCAAAACAAATAGGCTATTTAACACACATATTATAGCGAGCCACGGCTACGATGATATACCCAGTAGCCATATTTTTGACCTTATAGTATCAAACCCTCCGACGCATCGAGGCCGCGAGGTGGTGGATAGTATGATATCCGAGAGCAAGCCGCATCTTGCCGAAGGGGGTACTATATTGCTTGTCGTAGAAGCTCGTATTAAGCCCTGGGTGGCTCGCCAATTAAAAATTGAATTTGGGAATTACAGAATAGTTAAACGAAGCCCAAAACATGTAGTGGTCATGGCCCAAAAGTAA
- a CDS encoding CDP-alcohol phosphatidyltransferase family protein: protein MTIAIAVKSTISALNTKSRSIFRLLAFPFVAVLYPIRNNWFGKNFANIISTLRLPLSLIVVFCWIYPSYKNRNLLDLYMGLAFMSVVLLSDGLDGAIARGLGTVSRFGKAMDPVADKVLYLSMMAALVAGAWAIIPIQVIATMLIFMIPAVYYELRLIIIAISTDKYCREKQVVEPSGANMWGKAKFALQSSAGFVGFGFPFVVAGFSMAMCLLVLSLPLAHMSLRGHQLELEAIQAK, encoded by the coding sequence ATGACAATTGCCATAGCTGTCAAAAGCACCATTAGTGCACTTAACACTAAGTCAAGGTCAATATTTAGGTTGTTAGCTTTCCCGTTCGTAGCCGTGCTGTACCCCATAAGAAACAATTGGTTTGGTAAAAATTTTGCCAATATAATCAGCACTTTACGGCTGCCACTTTCGTTAATAGTAGTTTTTTGTTGGATCTATCCTTCCTACAAAAATAGGAATTTGCTAGATCTCTACATGGGCCTAGCTTTCATGTCAGTCGTGCTTTTAAGCGATGGCCTAGATGGGGCAATCGCTCGTGGATTAGGTACGGTTAGCAGGTTTGGCAAAGCAATGGATCCTGTGGCCGACAAGGTCCTGTATCTGTCTATGATGGCAGCACTTGTAGCTGGGGCTTGGGCTATCATCCCAATTCAGGTTATAGCCACAATGCTTATTTTTATGATTCCAGCCGTCTACTATGAGCTGCGACTAATAATTATAGCCATCAGTACCGATAAGTACTGTCGAGAAAAACAAGTAGTAGAGCCATCTGGGGCAAATATGTGGGGCAAGGCAAAGTTCGCCCTCCAATCATCAGCCGGCTTTGTCGGCTTCGGATTCCCATTTGTGGTAGCAGGCTTTTCCATGGCAATGTGCCTTTTAGTATTATCTCTACCCCTAGCGCATATGAGCCTCAGGGGCCATCAGCTAGAACTAGAAGCAATCCAAGCCAAATAA